A region of uncultured Desulfobacter sp. DNA encodes the following proteins:
- a CDS encoding zinc ABC transporter substrate-binding protein codes for MKFLFKPFPLFLPFLIFNLIIFFSGSAGAILPQKPVIVSSTTQIADFVRQVVGDQAVVKSILAPGADPHIYNVTPADVQIVLGADLCIENGLHLEGKNWMGSLAKDAQKPLITATDDIQALTISEGGQSIPDPHSWFSLRNVAVYINNITKAVIALDSEHQQQYQARAKLFLQQLRVLDAWIREQINTIPPQRRILVTTHDAFNYFCREYRLNEKNNFLSIAPVGWSTGAEVGAGITPERRRKVVDSIKTSGAPAIFVETTINPKQIREIAKETGVKIGGELYSDSMGPEGTAEETYIGMMRENTLLMVNALK; via the coding sequence ATGAAATTTTTATTCAAACCATTCCCATTGTTTTTGCCCTTCCTGATTTTCAACTTGATCATATTTTTCTCAGGATCAGCAGGGGCTATTCTGCCCCAAAAGCCTGTGATCGTGTCATCGACCACCCAGATTGCCGATTTTGTCCGGCAGGTAGTAGGAGACCAAGCCGTGGTCAAGAGCATTCTGGCTCCCGGGGCTGATCCCCATATCTATAACGTCACCCCGGCTGATGTCCAAATCGTGCTTGGTGCCGATCTTTGTATCGAAAACGGCCTTCATCTGGAGGGCAAAAACTGGATGGGGTCATTGGCAAAGGATGCCCAAAAGCCCCTGATTACCGCCACCGACGACATCCAAGCCCTTACCATCAGCGAGGGCGGTCAATCTATCCCCGATCCTCATTCCTGGTTTTCTTTGAGAAATGTCGCTGTATATATCAATAATATCACCAAGGCTGTCATTGCGCTGGATTCCGAGCATCAGCAACAGTACCAAGCCCGGGCTAAGCTTTTTCTTCAACAGTTGCGGGTTCTGGACGCCTGGATTCGGGAGCAGATCAACACCATTCCTCCCCAACGGCGAATTCTTGTGACCACCCACGATGCCTTCAACTATTTCTGCCGGGAATACCGGCTTAATGAAAAAAATAATTTTCTTTCCATTGCCCCTGTGGGATGGTCCACCGGTGCGGAAGTCGGTGCAGGCATTACCCCGGAGCGCCGCCGTAAGGTGGTGGACTCCATTAAGACTTCCGGAGCCCCGGCCATCTTTGTGGAAACCACCATCAACCCCAAGCAAATTCGGGAGATCGCCAAGGAGACCGGGGTAAAAATCGGTGGCGAGCTCTACTCCGACTCAATGGGGCCTGAAGGGACTGCAGAGGAAACCTATATCGGCATGATGCGGGAAAATACCCTGCTCATGGTCAATGCGTTAAAATAA